GCAGGCCGAACAGCACCGCTCACTCTATGCCCAGATGCGCTCCATGTGGACGGCGCTGCTCACCGCGATGCAGGTGCGCGGCGAGGTGGCGGCGGAGCTTAATCCGGCGATCGAGGCCGACGTGATCCTGTGTATCGTCGACGGGGTCGGCATCCAGGCGCTGATTTCGCCGGAGCTCTATTCGCACGACTACCAGATGGCGATTGTCGAGGCCGCACTGGCGCGCCTCGCCCCGCGCTGAGGCACGAGGTCAAGGCGCCCAGGCGTTGGGCGCCTTCAGCGACCGCGCGACAGCGCCCCGTCGATCCGCATTGCAAGCCCCATGTCACCTTCGATCTTCAGGCGCGCCGTCATCATCGCCTGCGCGGCGCCGAGGGTGCCCTCGCTCATGGCGGCGAAATCGGCGATGCTCTGCTTGAGCGTGCACTGAGCGGGACGGTCCTCGTTGTCGACGACGTTGGGCACCGCGGTCGCATCGATCACCACGACGCCCTCGGGCCCGAAGTCGAACTTCACCACCGCGCCGAGGCCGCAGTCCTCACCCACCGCGTCCTTCAGCCCGGCGGTCACCTGGGCAAGCGCATCACTTGTCATCTCTTCCACTCCCTATCTGCTCTCCCGCAGCGAATCGCGGGCACCGGGTCTTAACGGCTCCCATTCAATCACAACAGTTGTTATTTTATTCCGGTCAGTCTATCTGTTGGCGAAATCCACACGGGAGAGCCCACAGAATGGCCCAGCATTTCGACGTCCTGATCATCGGCGCAGGCATTTCAGGCATCGGTTCGGCCTGCCATCTCAAGACCCAGCTTCCGGGCAAGAGCTTCGCCGTTCTCGAAGCGCACGAGAGCTTCGGCGGCACCTGGCTGATCCATCGCTATCCTGGCATTCGCTCGGACAGCGACCTGTTCACCTTCGGCTACCGCTTCAAACCGTGGGAGGGGCCGCCGATCGCCAGCGGCGCCGAGATCATGCGCTATCTCGGCGAGGTGATCGAGGAATATGCGCTCGGCCCGCAGATCCGCTATGGTCGCCGTGTGGTCTCGGCCGACTGGCGCAGCGCCGAGCGCCATTGGGTGGTCCGCGTCGCGGTCGCAGGGTCGGAGGAGATCGAAGAATATACCGCCCATTTCCTGTGGTCCTGTGCAGGTTATTATCGCCACGATCAGGGCTATACGCCCGACTGGCCGGGGCTTGCCGACTTCGCCGGACGGCTGATCCATCCGCAGGCCTGGCCCGAGGACATCGACCTTTCGGACAAGCGGGTAGTGGTGGTAGGCTCGGGTGCCACCGCGGCAACGCTGGTTCCGGCGCTCGCCGGCAAGTGCGGCGCGCTCACCATGCTGCAGCGCTCGCCGACCTATTTCTATCCCGGCAGCAACCGCAACGAACTCGCCGAAACGCTGCGCGGGCTCGATGTCGACCCAGCGTGGATCCACGAGATCGTGCGCCGCAAGGTTCTGGCCGACCAGAAGGTCGCGACCGATCTCGCGCTCGCCTATCCCGCTGCGGCCAAGCAGATGCTGATCGAGGGCGTTCGCGAACAGGCAGGGCCCGGCGTCGATATCGAGACCCACTTCACCCCGCGCTATGATCCGTGGCGCCAGCGGATCGCCTTCGTGCCCGACGGCGACCTGTTCAAGGCGCTCAAGAGCGGCGCATTCGAAATCGTCACCGACCGGATCGAAAAGTTCGTGCCCGAGGGCATCGTGCTCGAATCCGGCCGGACACTCGAGGCTGACGTGGTCGTCTCGGCGACCGGATTCAATCTCGCAGTGCTGGGGGATGTCACCCTCCATGTCGACGGCGCAGCGGTCGACATTTCCTCAGAGATGACCTGGCGGGGCGTGATGATGACGGGCGTGCCCAACCTCGTGTGGACCTATGGCTATTTCCGCGCGAGCTGGACGCTGCGGGTCGACCTGCTGGGCGATTTCATGTGCCGCATGCTGCGCCATATGGCGGCGAACGGGTGGCAGACCGTCGAGGCGGGGCCCCGTGCGCACGAGCAGGGCATGGTTCGCACGCCCTGGATGGAAGGGCAGGACTTCGCCCCTGGCTACATGCAGCGCGGCGGACACATCCTTCCCCGCCGCGGCGAAGGGCAGGAATGGACCCACACGCAGGATTACTGGACGGAACGCGACGAGCTTCCAAAAATCGACTTCACCGAGGCACCCCTGACGTTCCGCTGAAGGCCGGGCGCAGGTGAACGAGAGTTTCTTCCCTCACGGGCCCCAAGTGGTGTCCGACCCGGCCACGAGTGCCCGTCTCGCCGCGCTCGCGCCTCGATAGCGGGCTTCATCGTTCATTCATCGCCACTAATGCTCCACTTATTCAAATCATGATGGGATTGCCTTTATGTACTGGTACAAATTGATACTCGGGCTGATGCTCTCTGCACAGTCCATGACCGCATCGGCCGATCCGGCCGACACGCCTCAGAGGGACCTCGTGGTTCGCGGCGGTCAGACCATCGCCATGCAGATCAACGACCAGCCAGGGTGCTGTCAGTCTAATGCGAACCGCTCTCCACTGGATGCAATGATCCTCAACTTTGCAATTCTTTAGTTCACAAGGTTTTGCCACTCGACCAGTGCGGCCGAGCGTCGAAGCTTGAATGTGGTTCGGTCGACGAGGTGGCGTTCCTGGGAAAAGTGGTTGTGGAAGGAAGCATGGACTGAAGCAAATTTCTGTAGGGACTTCATTTGCCGAAATCGCAGCATCGCCCGTTCTCGTCGTCGAAAGGGGAGGTGGCTGTTTTCAGCTCGGTTGTTTAGCCAGCGTCCCATCTCCCGCCGCTCTACATTGCCCAGTTCCTTCATGGCGGCAGGGTAGGAGCGTAGTCCATCAGTAACGATTTCTTCTGCCTGTCCATGGCGTTTCATGGCTTTCTTCAGAAAGCGTAAAGCTGCGGATTTGTCGCGTTTCCGAGTGACGTAGCTTTCCAGAACCTCACCCTCGTGGTCTACAGCACGCCATAAATAAACCATCTCGCCGTTGAGTTTGACGTACATCTCATCAAGGTGCCAACGCCAGTGTTTGAAGCCGCGCATCCGGTTTACCCGCTGGCGCCGGATGTCTGCAGCAAACAGTGGACCAAACCTGTTCCACCACAGCCTCACCGTCTCGTGACACACGTCGATGCCGCGCTCGAATAGTAGGTCTTCAACGTTTCGCAGCGACAACGGAAAGCGGACATACAGCATCACCGCGAGACGGATGATCTCCGGTGACGAGTTGAAATAGCGGAAGGGACTGGCGGATTTGCGGCGTCGAGACATGACGCCGCTTAGCCTTCAAACGCCCTCGCTACCAGCAGGTGCATTTGCTTTGACAGTGCCAGCGAGGCGGGGTTCCGGGTGGTCGCCCCGGACATTCGGGGTTTTGGCGAAAGCGGCAAACCCGATCCCGTCGAGGACTACACCCTGCTGCACAGTGCCGGAGATGTGGTTGCGCTGCTGGCTGCCCTGGACGAGCCAGGTGCGCTTCTGGTCGGGCACGATCTGGGTGCATGGATTGCGGCTTATGCTGCAAGGCTCAGGCCAGACCTGTTTCCGGCCCTGGCCCTGATCAGCACGGTCGTCGGCCCGCGGGAAGCGCAGCGTCCCAGCACGGGCTGGGCAGCGCTGGAGGCGCAGTTTGGTGGCAAGTCGCACCACCACTACTTCCAGCAACCGGGTCTCGCCGAAGCCCAGCTTGATGCTGACATCGCCAAGTCGCTGCGGGGCATTCATTTCGCCATTTCAGGGCAGGCCACGGGAGCCCAGCGCTGGCGGCTGTTCGTGAGGCCCGGTGAAACCGTGCTTGATGTGTTGCCGGATCCCGGCTTTACCCCATCATGGCTGGGCGAAGAGGCGTTCGGTGAATACGTCCGGCAATACAGCAAAGCCGGGTTTGTGGCCCCCTTGGCACACTACCGCTGCCGCGATCGCAATTGGGACCTGACCGCCGCCCTGGCCGGGCAACCCGTGACCCAGCCCGCCATGTTCATCGGCGGCGCGGCCGATCCCGTCATGGATCTGATGCATCCACTTTATGATGCGATGGAGCAGACTTACCCCGGGCTGGTCTCCAAGACCCTGCTGGAAAACATCGGCCACAGCGCGCCGGAAGAAGCCCCGGAAGCCGTTTCGAACGCACTGGTGGCATTCTGCACGGCGTATGGGTTGAAGCATTGAAGGATCGGCCGCCCAGACGATGCGCCCGACGGCAATTGCCACTTCCTGACGTCGGCACACGACGAATCCGCACAATCCGTTCAGCAGATCGCAACCCGATTACCGGTGCGGATCCCGAGGCCAAGCGGGACGGAAAACTGCCATGCGAATGATTGAAAAGGTGGTGAGCCCTGCTGGGTTCGAACCAGCGACCTACTGATTAAAAGTTCATATTCAATAGCTTAGCAGAAATTCGCTCTGCAGCGCTATAGTTCGCAATTTCCGACAGTTGGGCCCATCTTGCCGCCAACACCGGATCGCTAAAACACGCAGCAGTTCGAGGGCTTTTTATCCCTCTTGCTTCCACTGTGCTGACGAAAATTCCGCGTACAACAACTGATATCACTTGGGACTCCAGCGGTTCTCTTGTCTGGGATCTACGCAGAAAATCGCACTTCTTCCTTTCTATACTATAAATCAATATGTTGCTTGACCATCCTGGTTAATCTGAGCAGCTGTCCGTCACGATTACATGGCAACGGCAGGTGCAGAATGCCCAGACTGACCAAACGAATTGTGGAAGGCGCAACGCCCAAGGTCAAAGAGTATTACCTTTGGGATGAGGACATTCCGGGCCTGGGCCTGCGTGTGCTGCCTTCAGGTCGGAAGCAGTACATTGTGCAGTACCGGGCGGGGAGACGATCCCGGCGGATCTCGCTGGGGCCACATACCGTACTGACCGCGGAGCAGGCACGCGCCAACGCCTTGGCTATTCTAAGCGATGCACGGAGCGGAAAAGATCCCGCAGCCGCCTGCGAACTGCTGGAGCATGCCCCTTGCCTGCCCGACAACCCTTGGGTAATCACAGGAATGCTGCCGGGTGCCCGGCTAACTGATCTTCAGCCCTTCTGGCAGAGGGTGCGTGCCCGAGCCGGTCTGTCAGAGGTTCGTATCCATGACCTGCGGCACACGTTCGCCTCGACGGCGATTGCGGCTGGCCATTCATTGCCCATCATCGGGAAGCTGCTGGGGCATACTCAGGTGCAGACTACCGCGCGCTACGCTCATCTTGCCGCTCAGCCGGCCATGCTGGCAGCTGAATCCATCACAAAAGTCCTGGACGGCGCGCTGACGGCTTAACATCGGTGTCGAACTTTTCGAAATGTGCCTGGTGGGGTTGGCAACAAGTGGGACATCACCGGCACTCTGCTGGGCGGTCGCTTGGCCGCCGCTGTAGTCTTCGCCCTGATCCGCCGCAGCTACCTTGCCGATCTTGCACAAATGGCCCCCGCGAAAGTCTGACACATAAACCATATTGCTGAACTAACTTAGGCTTATGTCCCGGTGTCGGCTTGGCGCTCATTCTCGCTGCGGCGGAGACTTTCCTATCCGAAAACCCCGCGAAAAGAAGCCTAAAGAAACGTTTTTTATGATATGCACTTTTACAGAACCGAACTGATCGCGATGTGGTGATAGCCGAGGTCACGGGCGACGGCTTCGTGGATGACTTGGCCTGCGTGTACGTTCAGCCCAGCGGCGAGGTGGGGGTCGCTGCGCAAGGCGGCTTGCCAGCCATGTCCAGCTATCTTCAGGGCGTAAGGCAGCGTCACATTGTTGAGGGCATAGGTGCTGGTGCGAGCGACCGCGCCCGGCATATTCGCGACGCAGTAATGCACAATGTCGTCGACAATGAAGGTTGGATCCGCGTGCGTAGTGGCGCGGCTGGTTTCGAAGCATCCACCCTGGTCAATCGCAACATCGACCAGCACGGCCCCCGGCTTCATGGTCTTGAGCATGTCGCGGGTGACCAGCTTGGGCGCGGCGGCCCCCGGCACAAGCACCGCTCCGATGACCAGATCGGCTTCGGCAACCTGCTGGGCAAGGCTGGCCCGGCCCGAAAATAAAGTCCGTGCGCGCCCGGCGAAATGGGTATCAAGCCGCTCCAGCACGGCGGCGTCCCGGTCCAGAATCGTGACATCGGCGCCCAAACCGACCGCCATTTGAGCGGCATTGAAGCCAACCACGCCGCCACCGATCACCACAACTCTGGCGGGCAAAACGCCCGGCACACCTCCCAAAAGGACGCCGCGGCCGCCGTGCGCCTTTTCGAGCGCCGTTGCCCCGGCCTGGACGGCCATGCGGCCCGCCACCTGGCTCATCGGTTTTAGCAAGGGCAAGGAGTTATCGGGGGCGGTCACGGTTTCATAGGCAATTGCCGTGACCCCGCTTTTGACGAGGTCAGCCGTCTGCTCGGGATCAGGGGCAAGGTGGAGATAGGTGTAAAGGATCTGCCCTTCCCGCAGCATGGCACGTTCGCCCGCCTGGGGTTCCTTCACTTTCACGATCATTTCGCAGGCGGCGAAGATTTCCTGCGCAGTGGCTTTTATCGCAGCGCCAGCAGCGATGTAATCGGCATCGCTGGCACCAATCCCGTTACCAGCACTACATTCGACCCAGACTTCGTGCCCATGCGAAACCAGTTCACGCACGCTTTCCGGCGTCAGGCCAACGCGATACTCGTGATTCTTGATCTCTTTGACTGTACCAACACGCATCGCGCACTCCCTTGTTGCGAACGCTTTTGCGCCGCAGTGAAAAGCCTGAAATTTGCTGTTCCGTGGCTCGTTAACCACACGGTCGGGTCAGTTGGGCACCAGCAGTTCTTCCCGCACGATCTGACGCGATTGCAGGCGGCGGGTGATGATCCCGTGGCGCCGACGATCCAAAGGAAAATTCCATGCCAGCGCAGCCATCGCCAGGTGGAACAACAGCGGAATGCCCAGGAAGATCGCGGCCAGTCCCCAATTGGCAAAATCGGTGTTGGGCTGGTTGACCCGGTATCCGACCAGTTGCAACAGGTTGAAGGCCACCGCGCCGCCCAGCGCCATGGCGATCTTGATCAGGACCATCTGGACCGCAAACAGATTGCCCGCCTTGTTCGTCCCGCTTTTCATGGTGTCATAATCAATGACGTCGCCAAGCACCGCGCCGGGCAGAAAGTTGGCCGGAGCCATCAGGAAAGCCTGCACGATGACCAGCGGAAAAAGATAAGGCAGCGCCTGTTCACCCTTGGGCAGGAGCAGCGCGATCGGAGCCAGCAAGGCTGCTGCGCCAATACAGAAAGCCCAGACCCGGTGACGGTCGTACCGCGGCAGTATCCGCGACCATAGCGGCAGCGCCATCACCTGTATCAGGAACAACAGCCCCATGATCATCGCGAACCATTCGTCCAGCTTCATGTAGTAGCTGTAGAAGATGAAGGCACAACCGACGAACACACCCTGGCCCAGTCCCCAAAGCGTGACGATGGTGAAAAGCCTGCGGGCCGGCAACGAGCGCAAGATCGTCTTGCCGACGCCCCTTAGGGTAGTCGGCTTGTGGTCAAGCTTGCGCCCCTGCGGGACCAGCCACAGGCACAGCAATACGGCAACCGGCATGGAAATCGCATAGACCCAAGAGATCAGGCTCAATGCCGCGCCATCAACCTTGGAACTGCCGCCGAACATGCCCAGCGTGATTGGCACCAGGTAAAAGGTCAATGCACCCGCGATATTGAAACCCCCGACAAACATCCCGATCCGGGCCCGTTCGTTATAGTCCCGGCTTAGTTCCGCCCCCCAAGCAGAACGCGGCACTTCGAACATGGTAAAGCCAGTGTAGAGCACTTGCGACCAGATCAGGAAGTACACCCAGGTAGCATCGCGGGGCGGCGAAAAGAGCTGAAACACGGCAATCACGCAAAAGATGATTGCCGCTGCAATCCAGGGCTTGCGGCTGCCGAACCGGCTTCGCGTGCGATCGGACAAATAGCCCATGACCGGATCATTAAGGGCATCGATCACCCGGCTGAGCCCGGCCACGGTCCCAATCTGGGCTAGGGTGAT
This portion of the Sphingobium sp. genome encodes:
- a CDS encoding MFS transporter, encoding MASGESNNNRSLSGTQLVAFGLPAMSHALVAGAVYTVLPTHYAANTAITLAQIGTVAGLSRVIDALNDPVMGYLSDRTRSRFGSRKPWIAAAIIFCVIAVFQLFSPPRDATWVYFLIWSQVLYTGFTMFEVPRSAWGAELSRDYNERARIGMFVGGFNIAGALTFYLVPITLGMFGGSSKVDGAALSLISWVYAISMPVAVLLCLWLVPQGRKLDHKPTTLRGVGKTILRSLPARRLFTIVTLWGLGQGVFVGCAFIFYSYYMKLDEWFAMIMGLLFLIQVMALPLWSRILPRYDRHRVWAFCIGAAALLAPIALLLPKGEQALPYLFPLVIVQAFLMAPANFLPGAVLGDVIDYDTMKSGTNKAGNLFAVQMVLIKIAMALGGAVAFNLLQLVGYRVNQPNTDFANWGLAAIFLGIPLLFHLAMAALAWNFPLDRRRHGIITRRLQSRQIVREELLVPN
- the ald gene encoding alanine dehydrogenase; translation: MRVGTVKEIKNHEYRVGLTPESVRELVSHGHEVWVECSAGNGIGASDADYIAAGAAIKATAQEIFAACEMIVKVKEPQAGERAMLREGQILYTYLHLAPDPEQTADLVKSGVTAIAYETVTAPDNSLPLLKPMSQVAGRMAVQAGATALEKAHGGRGVLLGGVPGVLPARVVVIGGGVVGFNAAQMAVGLGADVTILDRDAAVLERLDTHFAGRARTLFSGRASLAQQVAEADLVIGAVLVPGAAAPKLVTRDMLKTMKPGAVLVDVAIDQGGCFETSRATTHADPTFIVDDIVHYCVANMPGAVARTSTYALNNVTLPYALKIAGHGWQAALRSDPHLAAGLNVHAGQVIHEAVARDLGYHHIAISSVL
- a CDS encoding alpha/beta hydrolase; amino-acid sequence: MCFDSASEAGFRVVAPDIRGFGESGKPDPVEDYTLLHSAGDVVALLAALDEPGALLVGHDLGAWIAAYAARLRPDLFPALALISTVVGPREAQRPSTGWAALEAQFGGKSHHHYFQQPGLAEAQLDADIAKSLRGIHFAISGQATGAQRWRLFVRPGETVLDVLPDPGFTPSWLGEEAFGEYVRQYSKAGFVAPLAHYRCRDRNWDLTAALAGQPVTQPAMFIGGAADPVMDLMHPLYDAMEQTYPGLVSKTLLENIGHSAPEEAPEAVSNALVAFCTAYGLKH
- a CDS encoding SCP2 sterol-binding domain-containing protein, which produces MTSDALAQVTAGLKDAVGEDCGLGAVVKFDFGPEGVVVIDATAVPNVVDNEDRPAQCTLKQSIADFAAMSEGTLGAAQAMMTARLKIEGDMGLAMRIDGALSRGR
- a CDS encoding IS6 family transposase, whose amino-acid sequence is MSRRRKSASPFRYFNSSPEIIRLAVMLYVRFPLSLRNVEDLLFERGIDVCHETVRLWWNRFGPLFAADIRRQRVNRMRGFKHWRWHLDEMYVKLNGEMVYLWRAVDHEGEVLESYVTRKRDKSAALRFLKKAMKRHGQAEEIVTDGLRSYPAAMKELGNVERREMGRWLNNRAENSHLPFRRRERAMLRFRQMKSLQKFASVHASFHNHFSQERHLVDRTTFKLRRSAALVEWQNLVN
- a CDS encoding integrase family protein, encoding MPRLTKRIVEGATPKVKEYYLWDEDIPGLGLRVLPSGRKQYIVQYRAGRRSRRISLGPHTVLTAEQARANALAILSDARSGKDPAAACELLEHAPCLPDNPWVITGMLPGARLTDLQPFWQRVRARAGLSEVRIHDLRHTFASTAIAAGHSLPIIGKLLGHTQVQTTARYAHLAAQPAMLAAESITKVLDGALTA
- a CDS encoding NAD(P)/FAD-dependent oxidoreductase codes for the protein MAQHFDVLIIGAGISGIGSACHLKTQLPGKSFAVLEAHESFGGTWLIHRYPGIRSDSDLFTFGYRFKPWEGPPIASGAEIMRYLGEVIEEYALGPQIRYGRRVVSADWRSAERHWVVRVAVAGSEEIEEYTAHFLWSCAGYYRHDQGYTPDWPGLADFAGRLIHPQAWPEDIDLSDKRVVVVGSGATAATLVPALAGKCGALTMLQRSPTYFYPGSNRNELAETLRGLDVDPAWIHEIVRRKVLADQKVATDLALAYPAAAKQMLIEGVREQAGPGVDIETHFTPRYDPWRQRIAFVPDGDLFKALKSGAFEIVTDRIEKFVPEGIVLESGRTLEADVVVSATGFNLAVLGDVTLHVDGAAVDISSEMTWRGVMMTGVPNLVWTYGYFRASWTLRVDLLGDFMCRMLRHMAANGWQTVEAGPRAHEQGMVRTPWMEGQDFAPGYMQRGGHILPRRGEGQEWTHTQDYWTERDELPKIDFTEAPLTFR